ttgaagagggatttgcacacccatgttcatagcagcactgtccACAGTAGACAAGAGATGGAGCCACCCAAATGtctgttgatggatgaatggataaacaaaatgtggtataatcATATAATGAAATGTGATCCAGcccccaaaaggaagaaaatcctgtAACATGCTACagcacggatgaaccttgagaccatgctaaatgaaatgagccagtcacaaaaaaaacTGCTCTATGTTTCCACTGAtctgaggtatctaaagtagttaaattcatagaaacagaaattagaatggttgttgccaggagctgggtggaggagggggaaaagAGAGTTGTTGAGTAGCTATAaactttcagttttgcaagatgaaaaatttctggagatctgtttccaACAAGATGAATTTACTTAACACTACAGAGATGTACACTTAGAGGtagttaagatggcaaattttttgttaaatgttttaaccacaatttcaaaacaaaacactgcttttcacactcaccagaatggcaaaaatgaaaaagatctaTATTACCAAGTGTTGTCAAGGAACAACAGGTTGTCTATGGAAcagctgctggtgggagtgtgagttggtacaaccactttggaaaaaaaaaagtttgacttACTTAAACTTGAGTATACATACACTTGAGGACCCAGTAATACGTCTGCTACGTATACACTCAACAGAAATGAATCCATGTGTGTACCGAAGAcatgtataaaaatgttcatagcagcatttttcgTTATAGCCCCACACTGGAATCCACCACAGTAGAATGGCTAAATAAGTTGTTGTGTGTGCATGCAATGGGATACTACACTGCAATGAAAATGAAGGAACTCCTGCTACAggcaacctggatgaatctcataAACATGATGTTGAGCGAAAGgatccagacacaaaagaatgcagactgtatgatttcatttatgcaaagttcaaaaacaggctaAAACTAACCTATGATGCTAGAAGTCAGGATAGTTGTTACTTTTGGGGAGTAGGGTGGGatagtgggggaggaggggcacaaGGGGGTGGGGCTTCTGAAGTGCTAAAAAGGCTCTATCCCTTCTCTAGCCTGTGTTAGTGGAAACACAGGTGTGTTTACTTTGGTGATGATTGAGTTGTGCACttaaaattgtgtattttttgGTATGTatattgtacttcaataaaaagtttttaaaaaatcagggctTCATTATCTGGATTAAGCTGGCCATTGATCACCTTtccatgtttctctctctcttgctctctctctccctctctccctctccctctctctctctctcttcagctCTTCACAGAGGTCCTCCGGGATCAAGGGGACCAATGATCCCACCACTGCTgagtctcccacctcctccccgggGCAGAGGCCCAATTCGGGGAGGCCTAGGCCCCAGGTCTGGCCCATATGGTCGTGGTTGGTGGGGGGTCAATGCTGAGCCTCCTTTTCCTGGACCAGGCCATGGGGGTCCCTCCAGGGGAGGCTTTCACAAAGAGCAGAGAAATCCTCGAAGGCTCAAAAGCTGGTCTCTTATCAAGAATACCTGCCCACCCAAGGATGGACCCCAGGTTATGGAAGGTGAGGTCCATTTTTTTATGCCTGCACACATTGAACACCCATCACTCCCAAAGTGACCTCATGTCCAGAATGCCCATGGCTCTTCTTCTTTGGGCTGTCCTTTGTCCTTTTGAAGTAGGAGTAGCCCTGAATGTTTTTTCTCCCAGGAGAAAGACTACCGTTCCATCATATCTGGAAATGGTAGTGAGTAGGAAATCTGACTGCCTTCTCTATCTCTGCTTTTtgttacatttgttttctttcttactcaCATTTTAAACTGCCCGGTTTTCGCTTGTTCACAGACAAATCTGACCGCCCCGTCTGCCGACACTTTGCCAAAAAGGGCCACTGTCGATATGAGGACCTCTGTGCCTTCTACCACCCTGGCGTAAATGGACCTCCTCTGTGAGACTGTGCCTTCCCATCCAGACTGGAAGGAGCCCTCTGACTTGGCTGCCATATACTTCCCTGTGGCCCTGTGATGGCTACCGCGAGGCCGTTCACCTGCCGCCCTCAGTCAGTGATGCCCAGCTCCATCACCACCTCCCCCACTCGGGGTCCAGAGCTGTGTTCCGTGACTGGTGCACGGTGTGCACTCTTCCTTCTGATGCAGCCTCCAGAGACTCATCTCCGGGACCCCATCTTTGCTCCATTCAACTGCCTCCTGGATCCTCTTCCCCCTCGCCAGCTGACTGCAGAACAGGAAACCTCTTTGGTGCTGTTTCTTGTGCATCTGTCCACCCAGCCCCGGGTAGCGCCCTGGATTCCTGAGAGCCCTGGAGCAGTTTCCTACCATTCGTTTCTCGCTGCTTGTTTTAAGTCCTTTTTATGTGACACCCCCTTCCCCCAGTGTTGTCAGCTGCTCTGTGACACTCACCAGCTTGTCTGACCCGGGGTCAAGTTGGGATGACTGGTGCAGAGTCACTCCTGAGAGGCCACGTTCCCTGCTTTTGGATTTTGTAGTTTCTGCGTCAGTAGCATGATCTCCACCGCTATGGTCTGTGATCACTGTGCTTTGTGAGACTGTGCATCCCCTCATAGCCTTTCTCAGTGTCCATGGCATTTTTGTGACTTCCCAACGCTAGAGTGAGTttttctgccaaaatgtgtgggGCCGTTGGTGCCCTCTAGACTTTCCCCACCTCCCGACGTGGGAGAACTGTGAAACTTCCACAAGGCTGCCTGCCTGGTCCTCCCCATTCTCCCGGTATCGGTTTCTCTGGGTTTGACACAGGCCCGAGAGACGTCCTCTACCCTATCTCCTCTCCAGCCCGTTTTAGTTAGACTATGTCATTGTGAGGCCACCAGCCCTTTCGTTTGAATTCTGTGAATCTCCACCTGGTCTACCTGTGGGTGGAACTTGGACAGTACTGTCGCCCTCTTCCAACCTTCTTCCCCTGCATCCCTGGCACTGGTTGTTTTCTGTGAAAACGGCAGTGAACAGGTTCAGTTTTGAACTGGCCCTGGGGAAATGGGTCAGGAGTTGTGTGGGCAAGAGGAAGGGATGAGAGCCGTTGGAGAActgagaatgaatttttttttctttctaacatgTTTTTATATTAGTAATAAATGCAGCGGAAACAAGCATTTTCTTTAATCCCTGTGTTCCAGTCATCTCCGGAGGTGCAGGTGAGG
This genomic interval from Balaenoptera ricei isolate mBalRic1 chromosome 11, mBalRic1.hap2, whole genome shotgun sequence contains the following:
- the PRR3 gene encoding proline-rich protein 3 isoform X2, translating into MGYTGDRVRGLEGRVVVWRALGTALLGPKFLVGTMFPRSLPEVKWREPQPHCPLPPRKRKQNLSVPLPHCPPNPAAAIAATTMPKRKKQNQQQQQPQQQPPLPEREETGDEEDGSPIALHRGPPGSRGPMIPPLLSLPPPPRGRGPIRGGLGPRSGPYGRGWWGVNAEPPFPGPGHGGPSRGGFHKEQRNPRRLKSWSLIKNTCPPKDGPQVMEDKSDRPVCRHFAKKGHCRYEDLCAFYHPGVNGPPL
- the PRR3 gene encoding proline-rich protein 3 isoform X3, whose protein sequence is MPKRKKQNQQQQQPQQQPPLPEREETGDEEDGSPIGPPSLLGPPPMANGKPGDPKSALHRGPPGSRGPMIPPLLSLPPPPRGRGPIRGGLGPRSGPYGRGWWGVNAEPPFPGPGHGGPSRGGFHKEQRNPRRLKSWSLIKNTCPPKDGPQVMEDKSDRPVCRHFAKKGHCRYEDLCAFYHPGVNGPPL